A DNA window from Candidatus Sulfidibacterium hydrothermale contains the following coding sequences:
- a CDS encoding hydrogenase maturation protease yields the protein MSKILFYGYGNPGRQDDGLGVLCAEKIKQWATENLPDNTIDVDTNYQLNIEDAEKMSHYDIVIFADASQEKIRQYELSRLKPSPTQVEFTMHAVSPAYVLHLCQNLFEKKPVTYLLHLRGYAWQFNQKPTHQALENLSAGFDAVRELILNDLLPQSKNHGSFNHLHGIKA from the coding sequence ATGAGTAAAATTCTTTTTTACGGATATGGCAACCCCGGCCGGCAAGATGACGGCCTTGGCGTGCTATGCGCCGAAAAAATAAAACAATGGGCTACCGAAAACCTTCCGGACAATACAATAGATGTCGATACCAACTATCAGTTGAATATTGAAGATGCAGAGAAAATGTCGCATTACGACATCGTGATTTTTGCCGATGCTTCGCAGGAAAAAATCCGGCAATATGAACTTTCGCGGCTCAAACCTTCTCCGACACAGGTAGAATTCACCATGCACGCCGTATCGCCAGCCTACGTTTTGCACCTTTGCCAGAATCTTTTTGAAAAAAAACCGGTAACGTATCTCTTACATTTACGTGGATATGCCTGGCAATTCAATCAAAAGCCCACACATCAGGCATTAGAGAATCTCTCTGCCGGATTTGATGCGGTCAGGGAACTTATTTTAAATGATTTATTACCCCAATCGAAAAACCATGGATCTTTCAACCACTTACATGGGATTAAAGCTTAA